Proteins encoded by one window of Elaeis guineensis isolate ETL-2024a chromosome 12, EG11, whole genome shotgun sequence:
- the LOC105055648 gene encoding U-box domain-containing protein 33 isoform X2, which translates to MALVSSPVPVFLPQQQQMERRGYGRTASVKSSGSSRSTVLTEIEEKPAAEEEEEEEEEDKVYVAVGKEVKEGKANLIWVLENTSRKKKIVIVHIHRPAQKIPMMGAWFPVNQLKEREVKAYWQLEREKMNKCLDEYIEICARLKVRAEKLVIETEDIGKGIVELIEKHVITKLVMGAAADKYYSRKMKELRSKTALSVQQQADPSCKIWFVCKGNLICMRDAGLGGSGIVQSPTASSSSRSSQSELRSKSLPQGQTLPHEDLARSPRCSKGSFSDPWEAISRSSQCSERSLCPGSEEGRSNVVSFSALEEEGRQEGTSNLPSPYESEENRQSASSGLDDVGMDDDVYEKLQHALMEAEALKDEAYEESRKRRKAERDFYEAARKVKEAENSYTREMKQRKETEERLAGERTELEKLKKQRDDVFEELQNLCQQKMELELQIADSGRIVKDFEEKLSEAHHLLNSLRLEHEKLRRERDTAAREAEERNQKEVKVTNGAHGKASFSEFSYVELKQATLDFDDSLKIGEGGYGSVYQGFLRHTTVAIKLLNPQSTQGQSEFHQEVDVLSRVRHPHLVTLIGACPEAWALIYEFLPNGSLEDRLACRNNTPPLSWQTRTRIAAEIRSALIFLHSNKPQSVVHGDLKPANILLDANFTSKLGDFGICRFLVQSNTSTTPYCHTHPKGTFAYMDPEFLTSGELTPQSDVYSFGVIILRLLTGKPAFGIVGKVREALEKECLDEILDPSAGGWPYVQAKQLAQVGLKCCEVKRKRRPHLAGEAWRVLDPMMKAASSMGPSCLPFWLKASEDNNCIPSYFICPISQEMMKDPHIAADGFTYEAEAIRGWFDSDHDTSPMTNLKLPHRELLPNHALRYLMEQWLRQRNISSVASPNPT; encoded by the exons ATGGCGTTGGTGAGCTCGCCGGTGCCGGTATTTCTCCCGCAGCAGCAGCAGATGGAGAGGAGGGGGTACGGGCGCACCGCGAGCGTGAAGTCGTCGGGGAGCTCGAGGAGTACTGTGCTGACGGAGATCGAGGAGAAGCCGgcagcggaggaggaggaggaggaggaggaggaggataagGTGTACGTGGCGGTGGGGAAGGAGGTGAAGGAGGGGAAGGCGAATCTAATTTGGGTGCTTGAGAACACCTCCAGGAAGAAGAAGATCGTCATCGTCCATATCCATCGTCCGGCACAAAAGATTCCAATGA TGGGAGCCTGGTTTCCTGTGAACCAGCTAAAAGAGAGAGAAGTTAAAGCGTATTGGCAGCTTGAAAGGGAGAAGATGAACAAATGCCTCGATGAATATATCGAGATATGTGCACGTTTGAAG GTAAGAGCTGAGAAACTAGTGATTGAGACAGAAGACATTGGCAAAGGGATTGTGGAGCTCATAGAAAAACATGTGATCACCAAACTGGTCATGGGAGCAGCAGCAGACAAATATTATTCAAG GAAAATGAAGGAGCTAAGGTCCAAAACAGCGCTGAGTGTACAGCAGCAGGCTGATCCATCATGCAAGATCTGGTTTGTTTGCAAAGGGAATCTGATCTGCATGAG AGATGCTGGTCTAGGTGGATCTGGCATAGTGCAGTCGCCCACAGCCAGCTCAAGTTCCAGGTCCAGCCAATCTGAACTGAGATCAAAATCCTTGCCCCAAGGGCAGA CTTTACCTCATGAAGACCTTGCCAGAAGTCCACGTTGCAGTAAGGGGAGTTTTAGTGATCCCTGGGAGGCGATCTCAAGGAGCTCACAGTGTTCAGAACGTTCGCTGTGTCCTGGGAGTGAAGAAGGCCGGAGCAACGTGGTTTCGTTCTCAGCGCTTGAGGAGGAGGGGAGACAAGAGGGAACATCAAATTTGCCGTCACCTTATGAGTCTGAAGAGAATCGTCAGTCTGCATCTTCCGGTTTG GATGATGTTGGAATGGATGATGATGTGTACGAAAAACTGCAACATGCACTCATGGAAGCAGAGGCTTTGAAAGATGAAGCTTACGAAGAGTCTCGCAAGCGTCGGAAGGCTGAAAGAGACTTTTATGAGGCTGCCCGAAAA GTCAAAGAAGCAGAGAATTCATATACCAGAGAGATGAAACAGAGGAAAGAAACTGAGGAAAGACTGGCAGGAGAAAGGACAGAATTGGAGAAGTTAAAAAAACAGCGAGATGATGTCTTTGAAGAACTCCAAAATCTTTGTCAGCAGAAAATGGAATTGGAACTCCAAATTGCTGATTCCGGTCGCATTGTGAaggattttgaagaaaaattatcaGAAGCTCATCATCTCCTCAATTCACTGCGATTAGAGCATGAAAAGTTGCGGAGAGAGCGGGATACTGCAGCTAGAGAAGCTGAAGAGCGGAATCAAAAGGAAGTAAAGGTTACCAATGGTGCTCATggaaaagcaagcttctcagaattCTCTTATGTGGAGTTGAAACAAGCGACTCTGGACTTTGATGATTCATTAAAGATTGGAGAGGGAGGATATGGAAGTGTATACCAAGGTTTCCTTCGCCACACGACGGTGGCTATAAAGTTGTTGAATCCTCAAAGCACGCAAGGACAGTCAGAATTTCATCAAGAG GTTGATGTTCTGAGTAGAGTAAGGCATCCTCACCTTGTCACGCTAATAGGAGCATGCCCAGAAGCCTGGGCTCTCATATACGAGTTCCTTCCAAATGGAAGCTTGGAGGACCGCCTTGCCTGCCGAAACAATACCCCACCTCTCTCTTGGCAGACTCGCACCCGCATTGCTGCAGAGATCCGCTCTGCGCTGATCTTCCTTCACTCCAACAAACCCCAAAGTGTggtccatggtgatctcaagccaGCTAACATTCTCCTAGATGCAAACTTCACTAGCAAGCTTGGTGACTTCGGCATCTGCCGGTTCCTCGTCCAGTCCAACACCAGCACGACCCCCTACTGCCACACCCATCCCAAGGGCACCTTTGCCTACATGGACCCTGAGTTCCTTACCTCTGGGGAGCTCACACCACAGTCTGATGTCTACTCCTTCGGCGTCATAATCCTGCGCCTTTTGACAGGAAAACCGGCATTCGGAATTGTCGGTAAGGTGAGGGAGGCACTGGAAAAAGAATGCTTGGATGAGATACTGGATCCTTCTGCAGGGGGCTGGCCTTATGTGCAGGCCAAGCAGTTGGCTCAGGTAGGCTTGAAATGCTGTGAGGTCAAAAGGAAGAGACGTCCGCATCTTGCTGGTGAGGCTTGGAGGGTGCTCGACCCCATGATGAAGGCTGCTTCTTCCATGGGGCCATCTTGTTTACCATTTTGGTTGAAAGCTTCAGAGGACAACAACTGCATCCCATCCTACTTTATCTGCCCAATATCTCAG GAGATGATGAAGGATCCACATATAGCAGCAGATGGCTTCACATATGAAGCTGAGGCAATAAGAGGATGGTTTGACAGCGATCACGATACATCACCCATGACCAACCTCAAGCTTCCCCACCGTGAACTTCTCCCCAACCATGCCCTTCGTTATCTGATGGAACAATGGTTGCGGCAGCGAAATATTTCTTCGGTTGCATCCCCCAACCCTACTTAA
- the LOC105055648 gene encoding U-box domain-containing protein 33 isoform X1, with amino-acid sequence MALVSSPVPVFLPQQQQMERRGYGRTASVKSSGSSRSTVLTEIEEKPAAEEEEEEEEEDKVYVAVGKEVKEGKANLIWVLENTSRKKKIVIVHIHRPAQKIPMMGAWFPVNQLKEREVKAYWQLEREKMNKCLDEYIEICARLKVRAEKLVIETEDIGKGIVELIEKHVITKLVMGAAADKYYSRKMKELRSKTALSVQQQADPSCKIWFVCKGNLICMRDAGLGGSGIVQSPTASSSSRSSQSELRSKSLPQGQSEFLNLLPKSTQKVLRSVSVHFNFNSQEEATPSALPHEDLARSPRCSKGSFSDPWEAISRSSQCSERSLCPGSEEGRSNVVSFSALEEEGRQEGTSNLPSPYESEENRQSASSGLDDVGMDDDVYEKLQHALMEAEALKDEAYEESRKRRKAERDFYEAARKVKEAENSYTREMKQRKETEERLAGERTELEKLKKQRDDVFEELQNLCQQKMELELQIADSGRIVKDFEEKLSEAHHLLNSLRLEHEKLRRERDTAAREAEERNQKEVKVTNGAHGKASFSEFSYVELKQATLDFDDSLKIGEGGYGSVYQGFLRHTTVAIKLLNPQSTQGQSEFHQEVDVLSRVRHPHLVTLIGACPEAWALIYEFLPNGSLEDRLACRNNTPPLSWQTRTRIAAEIRSALIFLHSNKPQSVVHGDLKPANILLDANFTSKLGDFGICRFLVQSNTSTTPYCHTHPKGTFAYMDPEFLTSGELTPQSDVYSFGVIILRLLTGKPAFGIVGKVREALEKECLDEILDPSAGGWPYVQAKQLAQVGLKCCEVKRKRRPHLAGEAWRVLDPMMKAASSMGPSCLPFWLKASEDNNCIPSYFICPISQEMMKDPHIAADGFTYEAEAIRGWFDSDHDTSPMTNLKLPHRELLPNHALRYLMEQWLRQRNISSVASPNPT; translated from the exons ATGGCGTTGGTGAGCTCGCCGGTGCCGGTATTTCTCCCGCAGCAGCAGCAGATGGAGAGGAGGGGGTACGGGCGCACCGCGAGCGTGAAGTCGTCGGGGAGCTCGAGGAGTACTGTGCTGACGGAGATCGAGGAGAAGCCGgcagcggaggaggaggaggaggaggaggaggaggataagGTGTACGTGGCGGTGGGGAAGGAGGTGAAGGAGGGGAAGGCGAATCTAATTTGGGTGCTTGAGAACACCTCCAGGAAGAAGAAGATCGTCATCGTCCATATCCATCGTCCGGCACAAAAGATTCCAATGA TGGGAGCCTGGTTTCCTGTGAACCAGCTAAAAGAGAGAGAAGTTAAAGCGTATTGGCAGCTTGAAAGGGAGAAGATGAACAAATGCCTCGATGAATATATCGAGATATGTGCACGTTTGAAG GTAAGAGCTGAGAAACTAGTGATTGAGACAGAAGACATTGGCAAAGGGATTGTGGAGCTCATAGAAAAACATGTGATCACCAAACTGGTCATGGGAGCAGCAGCAGACAAATATTATTCAAG GAAAATGAAGGAGCTAAGGTCCAAAACAGCGCTGAGTGTACAGCAGCAGGCTGATCCATCATGCAAGATCTGGTTTGTTTGCAAAGGGAATCTGATCTGCATGAG AGATGCTGGTCTAGGTGGATCTGGCATAGTGCAGTCGCCCACAGCCAGCTCAAGTTCCAGGTCCAGCCAATCTGAACTGAGATCAAAATCCTTGCCCCAAGGGCAGAGTGAGTTCCTGAACTTGCTCCCCAAAAGTACGCAGAAAGTTTTAAGATCGGTATCTGTCCATTTCAATTTCAATTCACAAGAAGAGGCAACGCCCTCAGCTTTACCTCATGAAGACCTTGCCAGAAGTCCACGTTGCAGTAAGGGGAGTTTTAGTGATCCCTGGGAGGCGATCTCAAGGAGCTCACAGTGTTCAGAACGTTCGCTGTGTCCTGGGAGTGAAGAAGGCCGGAGCAACGTGGTTTCGTTCTCAGCGCTTGAGGAGGAGGGGAGACAAGAGGGAACATCAAATTTGCCGTCACCTTATGAGTCTGAAGAGAATCGTCAGTCTGCATCTTCCGGTTTG GATGATGTTGGAATGGATGATGATGTGTACGAAAAACTGCAACATGCACTCATGGAAGCAGAGGCTTTGAAAGATGAAGCTTACGAAGAGTCTCGCAAGCGTCGGAAGGCTGAAAGAGACTTTTATGAGGCTGCCCGAAAA GTCAAAGAAGCAGAGAATTCATATACCAGAGAGATGAAACAGAGGAAAGAAACTGAGGAAAGACTGGCAGGAGAAAGGACAGAATTGGAGAAGTTAAAAAAACAGCGAGATGATGTCTTTGAAGAACTCCAAAATCTTTGTCAGCAGAAAATGGAATTGGAACTCCAAATTGCTGATTCCGGTCGCATTGTGAaggattttgaagaaaaattatcaGAAGCTCATCATCTCCTCAATTCACTGCGATTAGAGCATGAAAAGTTGCGGAGAGAGCGGGATACTGCAGCTAGAGAAGCTGAAGAGCGGAATCAAAAGGAAGTAAAGGTTACCAATGGTGCTCATggaaaagcaagcttctcagaattCTCTTATGTGGAGTTGAAACAAGCGACTCTGGACTTTGATGATTCATTAAAGATTGGAGAGGGAGGATATGGAAGTGTATACCAAGGTTTCCTTCGCCACACGACGGTGGCTATAAAGTTGTTGAATCCTCAAAGCACGCAAGGACAGTCAGAATTTCATCAAGAG GTTGATGTTCTGAGTAGAGTAAGGCATCCTCACCTTGTCACGCTAATAGGAGCATGCCCAGAAGCCTGGGCTCTCATATACGAGTTCCTTCCAAATGGAAGCTTGGAGGACCGCCTTGCCTGCCGAAACAATACCCCACCTCTCTCTTGGCAGACTCGCACCCGCATTGCTGCAGAGATCCGCTCTGCGCTGATCTTCCTTCACTCCAACAAACCCCAAAGTGTggtccatggtgatctcaagccaGCTAACATTCTCCTAGATGCAAACTTCACTAGCAAGCTTGGTGACTTCGGCATCTGCCGGTTCCTCGTCCAGTCCAACACCAGCACGACCCCCTACTGCCACACCCATCCCAAGGGCACCTTTGCCTACATGGACCCTGAGTTCCTTACCTCTGGGGAGCTCACACCACAGTCTGATGTCTACTCCTTCGGCGTCATAATCCTGCGCCTTTTGACAGGAAAACCGGCATTCGGAATTGTCGGTAAGGTGAGGGAGGCACTGGAAAAAGAATGCTTGGATGAGATACTGGATCCTTCTGCAGGGGGCTGGCCTTATGTGCAGGCCAAGCAGTTGGCTCAGGTAGGCTTGAAATGCTGTGAGGTCAAAAGGAAGAGACGTCCGCATCTTGCTGGTGAGGCTTGGAGGGTGCTCGACCCCATGATGAAGGCTGCTTCTTCCATGGGGCCATCTTGTTTACCATTTTGGTTGAAAGCTTCAGAGGACAACAACTGCATCCCATCCTACTTTATCTGCCCAATATCTCAG GAGATGATGAAGGATCCACATATAGCAGCAGATGGCTTCACATATGAAGCTGAGGCAATAAGAGGATGGTTTGACAGCGATCACGATACATCACCCATGACCAACCTCAAGCTTCCCCACCGTGAACTTCTCCCCAACCATGCCCTTCGTTATCTGATGGAACAATGGTTGCGGCAGCGAAATATTTCTTCGGTTGCATCCCCCAACCCTACTTAA